The DNA region GTAGCTAATATTAAAATAGTGCCATAGCCACTTCCTGAGAAGCCCTTAGTTAAATGAACTGTGTTTCCCGATGCTCAAACCTCCCTCTTTTATGTGGGAACAAACCACTCTCCATTCCaccaaatgaaattttttgtggaaTTCCCTTTGAAACTTCTCCTACTTATTGGCCACAAGGGAGATATCATAAACAAAGACATGAAATAAGTTGGGATGGAAGATAATGTATCCTTGATCAAACTTGTCCTTCCTCCTTTAGATAGTTGTAGCTTTTTCCATCTTGCTAACTCTTTTCCCACcttttccaaaataggattccagatactatttgaaaagaaagcccaaaagtaGGCTTAGGTAGGTCATAGGTAATAAACCAACCTTGCACCCTAAGATGACTCTGGAAGACCCTCCAGGTTTTCTACTTCATCCATTGGGACCAGTTCGCTTTTGCTCAGATTCAGATTAGGACCGGATATGGCTGCAAAGGAAATAAGCACACAACGAAGATAACCAAGTTCTTCAGGTGAGGCATCACAAAATACAATGGTGTCATCTACAAAAAGAATGTGAGAGCTATCAATAACTCTTCTGCCATTCACCCTAACTTGAAAGCTTGTAGTCAAAGGGCTCTAGATTTTTTGTCTCCGACTAATCGTTTGTAGATGTACATATTTTTCGAATTCTGATGTCGCTCATACCTTTGTAATCTTTCCTCAACCAAAGGGACTGTTGATACCCCAATTTTGTCAAGCTCCTTTAAACCATCCAAAATTGACTTCTTCCTCACCCCTACGTTACCAAATTGGTCTTTTTCATTTCCGTGGATCCTCCTTTAATGCTCTCAATTTCCTAGTTAAAACATAGCTAGATGTCAAACTGATAATTCTCCCCCAAAGCTTCACCTTTTCCTGAAATCCTTCAGCTTTGAACCACATGTTTCAAATTGAACGGACCTTTGCCACGTTTGAGAGCACCCCGATCGAAAAGGATGGAACAATAATCTGACACAGCTTGAGTTAGAATACTTTGGATGGATTTCTCAAATTGTTCCTCCCAATCTGTCGAAACTAGAAGTATCAATCCAGGTCTGGTGGGTTTCTCATATTATAAGATCAGGTAAAAATTTCTCCCCCCAGAGGAAGGACAATTAAATGTCTCTCAtcaatcaaatctgaaaattcccCCATTGTTGGTGTAAATCTTACGTCCCTTATCCTCTCACTGGGAAATCACACAACATTAAAATACCCAGCAATGCACCATGGATTACTCCACTTGTCCCCTATGTCTCTTGATTCCTCTCATAAAACGGACTTCATCCAGTTATCATTGGGTCCTTACACCTTGAAAAAATCTGGTGAAAGCCATCTTATATAGAGATGAAAAGTGTGGAGAGAGTATATGTGCCTGATtaattgtcctttttttttatttatattttttatcctGCATTAGCAAAATATTCCTTAGAGTCCCACAGCCTTTAGGTACACCTTTGGATGAGTTCTGTTGTCACCCTTTGACCTTCATGTTGGTTAtccttctctctccctcttggtgatttatttcctcTGGTGGAGCCATTTTTAAATAGGACCCTAAGTCAAATGATGTAGGGCACCTGGACTAAGAGTGGCTAATGGAGGGTCAGAAAGATAATAGAGGAAAGCCCTTATTTCTAATATCATTAAGATTGACAAAAcaagattacaattttaaatGTGCGttttagttaactcaattgataaagtcttTTGTCATTAAATAAAAGATCTTAGGTTCGATTTCCGCTTATAccaaaaaaccaattggtgtcttgtTCTGATGGTAAAGAACAATCATCAGGAGCAAATGCCATAATtgaaattatctctaaaaataaagtCTAAAGATTTAAATGAATGCAATAAAATCAGTCACTGTGCAGAACAAATCTTTAACGTCAGCATTTAAAGAAGTTAAAGATTGACAAAAGGATGGTTGTCTATTATGATTGACCTATGGAGTTTGGTTAAACAAGTTTTAGCTAGCTTCTTTATAATGAAACCAAGTGACTTACAATAAACTTTAGTACTAATTTACTAAAGGTTAACTGTTGGATCTTTTTAATTGTACCACAAGATATTCTCAGTTACTTTAGATGGCCGTTTGAGTTCACTTTTGCTTGATTTTGCAGAGCAATGTGAAAGGGACAAAGCTCGTGTTCTGGTGCACTGCATGTCTGGAAAAAATAGGTGAATTTTTACTGCAAAATAATTTGGGTCTCTTGCCCTCTCCCCCTCTCTCTGCACATGCAAGGCTAAGGTTAACATACAGAAAGCACAAATAGCCACACCTGTCAGCCACCCACCCTCAAATGCATCAAGAATGCTATAAATAGGGCATCACATACCAACCATAGTGAAAGACCCTAGCGGGCCCCTATCCCAGAGCTTTTAGTGGTGGAATTTAATTTGGACATAATGGGGCCTCCATACCAGATGATTTGGATTCTTCAAATATTTGTTTCTGATGTACTCATTTTGTTCCCTTGACAGGTCACCAGCAATTGTAATGGCTTACTTGATGAAGTCCAAAGGTTGGAGACTTGCCCAAAGTTACCAGTGGGTGAAAGAGCGGAGACCATCTGTTGAATTATCTGAAGGTATGCACATGGTCTATTTTCGCATTGTAAGAAGAAGCATCAAATTGCTTAGCTATTAGCTATTTTGCAGATAATTGGTTAAATGGAATATCAGAAAGGACTACCACATTGTTAAGCCCCAGATCATGATTTTAACTGGTTAAGCTATGCAAGCTGATTGGAATCTATATTGGATTCTGGAACATTGCAAGGTGGATGGGTTGAAACCtgaaatcaatattttttataacttcCTTTTTTTCCCTCCTCTTAATCCTCTTTGTTTGGGGTCTTACATGGAGTTGGATCAGCATgcaaatttcatatttcaaaGCTTTTAACTTCTGAAAGTTTTTCATTTTGCAAGACATTACTCGCATAGCAGCTGTCCCATTCTGATGCTGTGATGAATTGCTCTTGATAGCTCTTAATCATTTGAAGGAATTGTCTTGCAAATAATTAAAGCATGCATATTAGTTGAAATCAACCACTGCAGGAGTATGAATGAGATGGCCCCCATATCTCTGACtttcatttctttgtttcttaATGTAGCTGTCTACAAGCAACTGCAGGAGTATGAGCAGAAGATCTTTGGATCAATTGATCCTGGCAACCCTGCCCTGCCTGTTTTTGCACCTACAGGTGTGCCTCCTTCGTTTAGCTTTGGCTTCCCAAAGGTTAATGATCCAGTTTCTGTTCCTGCTTTCAGCACTGTTGGTACAACCTCTATTTTTGCCCGTCCTCCTTTAGACATTGCTCTGAACGAGTTTACTTTTGGAGCCAGCCAGACTCagaataataatgataatatacTGAATCCAAATGGCAGTGATATTCAAATGGATGGTTCTTGATTTTCCTGTCTCTTTATCTTTTGTGAGATCCCGTGGTCAGAAGTTAAATTCCTGACTTTCAGAGTTTCTTTTTAACACAGTTTGGATGTAAAGTGGGAGTAAAATTCTCAAAAACGTTTTGGTTTGTAAGATTTGACATGTTGGTCAGTATGGCTGCCTTGTTTTCTCGAGTCTAATGTTCAAAAGTGCAACATCATATTGACTCATTCCAAATATTATACAAGTGATTTAGTAGGGTATATCTATCTCTTTCCTCAATGCTTTCGTGatttaaatttcattatttccttcttttttgggtttggggggggggggggggggtgtttggAGGGTTTAGGGTTTACTTAAAAGGCTATACAGACGGTTTATATATAGGCCATTCTAGCAGATTATGCTGCATAAAATCATTGTCCATTGCATTAAAGAAATGTTTGATACACAAATATTTCGagtatctattttttttttaaatagctatatagttGACCTTCATTACGGGGAATAGTTATTCTTAAGTAACAAATCTAAATTGGTGAAAAAGTATTCCTAAGTTTATATTGGTCCTCAACACGACcacccccccccaaaaaaaaagaagaaaactaacCTAATTCCCTTGTATTCAAGGGTGTGGTGGTCAATGGAACTGATTCATAGTGTCAAAATATTTGTAGCCTTTCTCATACCCATTTAGGATCTGTTTGgaatttgcttattttgctgaaaataaaatttttttgttgaaagtactgtaaataaaaataaaagttaattgaaatagtacagtgggaaCAGtgaaataagttagcaaaattAAGTCatgccaaatgcacacttaatGAGTAGCCAACATTTTTGAGTCGATTATAGTTTGTGTAGGAATCTATGATCTCAAAGGGACATCATCAGCGGCTCAAAATGGGTGATGCTAGCTTGATCGAAGCTCTTAAAGGAGCTGCTAGCGTAATTGAGAACCTAGGGTTTGAGAGGAATGACGAGACCATGCTGCAGCTTGAAGATTTAATAGTGATGTAGGCTGTAGCCTTTGCCAACAAGAAGATCAATAGCTGAAGACGAGTGGAGGTGGTCAGAGGAGAGAGATTATGGAATATAGATTTATAGTTCCTTCTACTTCTAGTGTAATCAATAAGATAAATAGAAATACTAACTTTTTTGTATTACTGGCAATATTGATTCTCATACCCTACATAATCACCATCCAATGTAATGTATTATACGTGTCCTAAGATCTGGTAGGTGATATGATCTTAGTTTGTATACATTACATTTACATGCATGTTTGCCTCTTTCCCGGAGTGAGCGGCTTTGGTTAGTGTCTCTTAGGCCGCACTTACTATACTATACAAGTGCAGCAACCGCCTGCATTTATCATTAAGGAAGAACTCATGAGGGTAAAGGGAATATAACTTTTCCATTAGGTACCCAGAGGCCAAATTTCACAATCAATATAAGGCATCTTTTTAAGTCccattttcatataaatcaatagaaaaataattatctcCATTTAACTAGTTTAATTCTATGGTCaagattaaatattataaattttttctatgACGTCCACTTTTAATGATTATgctttttatcattagatcaaAACACTAATGTTTTTCAGTGTAAGCAGATCttttatttaaccattaaaggttttactagttgaactaattgaaaccaacaaatattataaatctaaaagtgcatttagtgtcatgttatttaaaaattttaaataatgatcTTATGTACTTTAAATACAAACAACTAAAATCTTATTTGtaaaactagcctcatcacatacGCTTTGTGCGtgcgatgaggttttttttttggtctagcGATATAAttttgcttcaaaaaaaaaaaaaaaatagataagtttgttttgaagacatgGATTAGTAGGAGAGCGTCTTAtttgtaggcattttaagtGAAGTCAGATATATATTTTCATTGGGTtgtcctcaaattttttttcctctattaaATGTAGAGTTAAAGATATTTTTAAATCACATAAAATTTCAGTCTAAAGAGGAAAATCGTCTTATAAATAGAATAGATAGATAAATTCTTTCATTTTGCTTGAAACGGAGAAGTTatatctattattttttctaatagaAGGCACATCTATCATGGCCTGCACGACCTTATTTTCCACGTTGCAACTTGCAAGTGAAGACAATCACTCACTACAGTCCGCTTGATCGCTATAGGTTCTCATtcagagaggggggggggggggggggagtgggTGGGGGAGGATAGAACTATGAAAGTAAAGGCTGATATTGATTCATGCTGAAGTTTTGATATAGTAGTGTTAGAATTTCGACCATGAACAGTTTAATAAAGCTTCTACATGTTTTTCCATAAACTTAATATTCTTCTTCTGGGTTCAACGTCATCTTCGGCCTTGGCACTTGCCTAACGGTGTAAAATGTTGTAAGAAGTGAATTGTTAGAAGTTGCGAACAAAAGTGGAGAAAGAAAGGTGTTAAACATAGAATACCAATGGGCAACCATTCTATCATACAAACTTACGGTATGAATTGTGTACAATCTCGATTTCCTTCTTCCTAACCaaattgaaactaaaatttCGTCTAATCCTTCTACAAGTATACCGTATAAAGTGTGGAGTCTCTCTTTGGTAATGAAGTTGTTTTTAATTCACTGGCCTTCTGTCACATGCTGATCGTTGTACTTGTATCACCAAGCATCAGAAGAGTTGTTACAGCTTTACAGAAACTAATATCAGAAATGCTTTAAAAACAACATACAATAGAACTTGTAGTAATCTCTGTATATTATCAAGAACTTCCATAATTGGACAATAACACAACCGTAACCATGCAATTATCTGAAATCGGATTCCCAAACCCCTTTATCTACATTTAATAGTCTAATATCAACTTGATATATCACAGTACAAATGTACAATTCTTTATTTTGTGAACTATAACACAATGCAAAACCTATACATGGCACATTTGCTGTTTTAAAAGTTCTCCATCAATTTTGCACTTCTACCATTACTATTAGTAAGCAATACATGCTtcaagggaagactttgcaagCCACAATAGCCCTGGATCATTCCGCTTCAAAACTATATAAGTTTCTGCCTTTCCAATCTCGTCTGACACAACATCTTCATTGAAACCAATCAAAGTAAGAATTTCCATAGCAGCTGTAAGCACAAAAACCAGAAAGGGATTAATGCCAATGCCCTCATTTTAGATATGTCATAAAGTTAACTTCCTACATGGATCTGGTAAATATTTAATTTCACCCCTTCCATCTGACTAGGGTGAGAGTCCTATGGTCACTAATATAGTAATATGACATAATTAAGGCAATCCCTTGGGGTAGTATTTAGTAAGTGGAAAACTTTAGCAAGATGTCCCTTCATTTGCCAAATTCACATAATCTATCTTATGCCATCTTTGATTGACATATATCAAGTTTGACATGGCTAATATATCTCATCCTGTAAGAGATTAAAGGTCCAACCCTCCATTCAGTGCACATGTCAATGCAAGATTGAACATGGTGCAAGATTGAACATCGTACAGCAATGTTGTGATTCCAACTGACCGGCTCTCTCTCATGCATGTTTTATTTATACTTAACAAGACAGTGAAATTCCAAAGCTTATATATCATTTTCTAGCTCCCTTCAGCTTCCAGttcataattttcaaatatCTGGGACCTACCAACAATTTAACTCAAGACAAATTCCAGTGACTCTCACAGGACTCCGTAAAATCGATACTTAGAATGAGAAAAGAAGCAAACCTTTATAATTCGCAATATTCCTTCCGATTATGGGATTAGCCTGCAAATGCATAACCCATTAGctatcaattaaaaatttaatgagGAAAGTCTAGGATGCAAAGTTTTGGTCTTTCACTAAGGTCgagataaataataattataccTTTCGCAGTCTTCTGTATTTCATCTCATTTGGGTGTTCAATGACATTCCTGCAAGCAAATACACATAATTCCAGCATTTGTCAATAACTCAATAGATAAAGTACAAAAATAGATTGGATAACTGATGATATTGCTGGGCTATATATACGC from Castanea sativa cultivar Marrone di Chiusa Pesio chromosome 6, ASM4071231v1 includes:
- the LOC142638007 gene encoding protein-tyrosine-phosphatase IBR5, with the protein product MRKRERENPCGVCGHYHKYEEGEVCGICGHRIPASAEKTSIQVSAFPSEILPEFLYLGSYDNASRSELLKTQGISRVLNTVPACQNLYKNSFTYHCLQEDKTLPFDDAIQFLEQCERDKARVLVHCMSGKNRSPAIVMAYLMKSKGWRLAQSYQWVKERRPSVELSEAVYKQLQEYEQKIFGSIDPGNPALPVFAPTGVPPSFSFGFPKVNDPVSVPAFSTVGTTSIFARPPLDIALNEFTFGASQTQNNNDNILNPNGSDIQMDGS